Proteins co-encoded in one Verrucomicrobiota bacterium genomic window:
- the nadD gene encoding nicotinate (nicotinamide) nucleotide adenylyltransferase, whose amino-acid sequence MKIGLYGGTFDPIHHGHLILARAALEQLGLDRLVFIPAAQSPFKTGQALTSGRHRFEMVKLAIEGETYFAADDLELERTGPSYSIDTVNTYRQAFPGAGLFWLIGEDHVPSLPKWHRIDELRERVRFVVLSRGDWESAGPYPVIPRRIDISATEIRNRVANDLPITYLVPERVLRYVQAVKLYGGDQHRS is encoded by the coding sequence ATGAAAATCGGACTCTACGGCGGAACCTTCGACCCGATCCACCACGGCCACCTGATTCTAGCCCGCGCAGCGCTTGAGCAACTCGGGCTCGACCGGCTGGTCTTTATCCCTGCGGCCCAGTCTCCGTTCAAAACCGGCCAGGCACTCACTTCCGGCAGACACCGGTTTGAGATGGTGAAACTGGCGATCGAAGGTGAAACGTACTTTGCGGCGGACGACCTGGAACTCGAGCGCACCGGCCCGTCTTACAGCATCGACACGGTGAATACCTACCGGCAAGCGTTTCCCGGCGCCGGTCTTTTCTGGCTGATCGGGGAGGATCACGTTCCAAGTCTGCCGAAATGGCACCGGATCGACGAACTCAGGGAGAGGGTACGTTTCGTCGTGCTGTCGCGGGGCGACTGGGAAAGCGCCGGGCCCTACCCAGTCATCCCGCGCCGAATCGATATCTCGGCGACCGAGATCAGAAACAGGGTTGCCAACGATTTGCCGATCACGTATCTGGTTCCGGAGCGAGTGCTTCGCTACGTCCAGGCTGTGAAATTATACGGAGGAGACCAGCATCGAAGCTAA
- a CDS encoding acyl carrier protein — protein MSEKSVEEKVKEIIVEQLGVNPEQVTPNASFIEDLGADSLDTVELVMAFEEEFSVEVPDEDAEKLQTVGDVIRYIEDRAK, from the coding sequence ATGTCAGAAAAATCCGTTGAAGAGAAGGTGAAGGAGATCATCGTCGAACAACTCGGCGTCAACCCCGAGCAGGTCACTCCTAACGCCTCTTTCATTGAGGACCTCGGCGCTGACTCGCTAGATACGGTAGAACTCGTAATGGCCTTCGAGGAGGAATTTTCAGTCGAAGTACCTGACGAAGATGCCGAGAAACTCCAGACCGTCGGCGACGTGATCCGTTACATCGAGGACCGCGCGAAATAA
- the uvrB gene encoding excinuclease ABC subunit UvrB, with protein sequence MSPFQLASEFQPRGDQAQAIGQLVRSLTAGNRHQTLLGVTGSGKTFTAANVIAALDRPALVISHNKTLAAQLYSEFKQFFPNNAVEYFVSYFDYYQPEAYIPRTDTYIEKDSSINEEIERLRLSATSSLLSRKDVIVVASVSCIYGLGSPEDYANMVCTVVRGQQLSRETFLARLVDMLYERNDIALTRGRFRVRGDVVEVYPATFDEEAVRVEFFGDEIDLITRFDPLTGTASEALDRFVFFPAKQFVTPHDKMQRAVRAIRVELDERIRWFEAQAKFLEAQRIKMRTEFDLEMMQEMGFCNGIENYSRHLSGREAGSRPYTLLDFFPRDFLLVVDESHATIPQIGGMYEGDRSRKLTLVDYGFRLPSALDNRPLNFKEFMEMSGQILYISATPADFEITNSVAGNQTYIPHSRDRIGQDETEPALLPVLTGRTRPELDVHTPGARLIVQQIIRPTGLLDPRITVRPLKAQIDETIELCRKRAEVGERVLITTLTKRTAEDLTDYLRDVGLRVRYLHSEIDAIERVEILRALRAGEFDTLVGINLLREGLDLPEVSLVCILDADKEGFLRSETSLIQTAGRAARHVNGEVVLFADVMTESIQRLITISEYRRQRQIQYNQENGITPSSVKRAVQESLHTLLKGRAMEESIVREAGGDLSVSDVLRELEEEMQVAAANLEYERAALLRDQILELKNGTGIARIEPKRRTVKYRGNTGAKGKRAARKRQ encoded by the coding sequence ATGTCGCCTTTCCAACTAGCCTCTGAATTCCAGCCGCGTGGCGATCAGGCGCAGGCGATCGGGCAGCTTGTGCGTTCGCTCACGGCGGGCAACCGTCATCAGACGCTTCTCGGCGTGACTGGCTCCGGCAAAACCTTCACGGCAGCCAACGTGATTGCTGCTTTGGACCGGCCGGCACTGGTGATCTCGCATAACAAAACACTGGCGGCCCAGCTTTACAGCGAGTTCAAGCAGTTTTTTCCCAACAACGCGGTCGAATACTTTGTAAGTTACTTCGATTACTACCAACCCGAAGCTTACATCCCGCGCACCGATACTTACATCGAGAAGGACTCGTCGATCAACGAGGAGATTGAACGGCTGCGCCTGTCGGCCACGAGTTCGCTTCTTTCGCGAAAAGACGTCATCGTGGTTGCGAGCGTGTCCTGCATCTATGGCTTGGGATCCCCTGAGGACTACGCCAACATGGTGTGCACCGTCGTGCGCGGGCAGCAACTTTCGCGCGAAACGTTTCTGGCCCGGCTGGTAGACATGCTCTATGAGCGCAACGACATCGCCCTGACCCGAGGCCGTTTTCGTGTTCGCGGCGATGTCGTCGAGGTTTACCCCGCGACGTTCGACGAGGAGGCCGTCCGGGTGGAGTTTTTTGGGGACGAGATCGACCTGATCACACGTTTCGACCCGCTCACCGGCACGGCCAGTGAAGCCCTGGACCGGTTTGTGTTCTTTCCGGCTAAACAGTTCGTGACCCCGCACGACAAAATGCAGCGGGCGGTAAGGGCAATCCGGGTCGAACTGGACGAGCGGATCCGGTGGTTCGAAGCGCAGGCAAAATTCCTGGAAGCGCAACGGATCAAGATGCGCACCGAGTTTGACCTTGAGATGATGCAGGAAATGGGATTCTGCAACGGGATCGAAAACTACTCGCGGCATCTCAGCGGCCGCGAGGCGGGTTCACGCCCGTATACCCTGCTCGACTTCTTCCCGCGTGACTTTCTGCTGGTCGTTGATGAATCGCACGCCACCATCCCGCAGATCGGCGGCATGTACGAAGGTGACCGCTCCCGCAAGCTGACCCTGGTTGATTATGGATTTCGTCTCCCGAGCGCGTTGGATAACCGCCCGTTGAACTTCAAAGAGTTCATGGAGATGAGCGGTCAGATCCTTTACATCAGCGCCACGCCCGCGGATTTCGAGATCACCAATTCCGTCGCGGGCAACCAGACGTACATCCCCCATTCCCGTGACCGGATCGGCCAGGACGAAACCGAACCGGCGTTGCTGCCCGTACTTACCGGCCGGACCCGTCCTGAACTCGACGTGCATACGCCGGGCGCGCGCCTCATCGTCCAGCAAATTATCCGGCCGACGGGCCTGCTTGATCCCCGGATTACCGTCCGGCCACTCAAGGCCCAGATCGACGAGACGATTGAACTCTGCCGCAAACGCGCCGAGGTCGGGGAACGCGTTTTGATCACCACGCTTACCAAGCGCACGGCGGAAGATTTGACCGATTACCTGCGGGACGTCGGCCTGAGGGTTCGATACCTGCACAGCGAGATCGACGCCATTGAACGGGTGGAAATCCTGCGCGCGCTCCGAGCCGGGGAGTTCGACACGCTTGTCGGCATCAATCTCCTTCGCGAGGGTCTGGACCTTCCCGAGGTCAGCCTCGTCTGTATCCTTGATGCAGACAAAGAGGGGTTTCTGCGGAGTGAGACTTCCCTTATCCAGACGGCGGGGCGGGCAGCCCGCCACGTGAATGGCGAGGTGGTGCTGTTTGCGGACGTCATGACCGAGAGCATCCAGAGATTGATCACGATCAGTGAATACCGCCGGCAACGCCAGATTCAGTACAACCAGGAAAACGGAATCACACCGAGCAGCGTTAAACGGGCGGTACAGGAAAGCCTGCACACGCTCCTGAAAGGCCGGGCCATGGAGGAATCGATCGTCCGGGAAGCCGGCGGCGATCTAAGCGTGTCCGATGTCTTGCGCGAACTCGAAGAGGAAATGCAGGTCGCCGCGGCCAACCTGGAGTACGAGCGTGCCGCCTTGCTGCGTGATCAAATCCTCGAACTCAAAAACGGCACGGGCATCGCCAGGATTGAGCCGAAACGGAGAACGGTAAAATACCGCGGCAACACGGGTGCCAAAGGCAAGCGCGCCGCGCGGAAGCGGCAATAA
- a CDS encoding glycoside hydrolase family 3 protein produces MKPASVGQLLLVGVPGPELDAATARSFRTIQPGGYILFGRNIRNPGQLRKLTDDLRDLSRVEPIITIDQEGGRVSRLRLIGNEPPNAQQLRDKGDVDLVRRHGTLTGQLLRLFGFNLDLCPVLDLSFDDEADNSLRGRCYGRTVDQAVELAGAFDDALRATGVLSCGKHFPGYAAAGLDPHHELPKIDRTRPELDRAELAVFRAFSKRVSSMMVCHAWYSAFDPCRLPASLSRNVVTGLLRDELGFEGLVMTDDLDMGAILNEVQFDDAIRNAVHAGNDLAMICHRVTLAADAAAVLDKLEPRRLERALNAVERFRARLAPPTAFSEEAFRDLNAQVWTLRLAVLGPERAAERSAEDGKRSPVELY; encoded by the coding sequence ATGAAACCCGCAAGCGTCGGTCAACTGCTGTTGGTGGGCGTTCCCGGCCCCGAATTGGATGCCGCCACCGCCCGGTCGTTCCGGACCATTCAGCCGGGCGGCTACATCCTTTTCGGACGGAATATCCGTAATCCGGGACAGCTTCGTAAATTGACCGACGACCTGCGCGACCTCTCCCGCGTGGAGCCTATCATCACCATTGACCAGGAAGGGGGACGCGTTTCACGGCTCCGGTTGATCGGCAACGAGCCGCCTAACGCCCAACAGTTACGCGACAAAGGCGACGTCGACCTCGTCCGCCGGCACGGGACCCTGACCGGTCAGTTACTCCGGCTTTTCGGATTCAATCTCGATCTGTGTCCGGTTCTGGACCTCTCCTTTGACGACGAAGCCGATAACTCGTTGCGCGGGCGCTGCTACGGCCGAACCGTCGACCAGGCCGTCGAGCTGGCGGGTGCGTTCGACGATGCCTTGCGGGCAACGGGCGTGCTCTCCTGCGGTAAACATTTCCCGGGCTACGCCGCGGCCGGACTGGACCCCCACCATGAATTGCCGAAAATCGACCGGACACGACCTGAACTCGACCGGGCGGAGCTCGCCGTATTTCGCGCGTTCAGCAAGCGGGTGTCGAGCATGATGGTTTGTCACGCTTGGTATTCCGCTTTTGACCCCTGCCGGCTGCCGGCCTCGCTGTCCCGGAATGTGGTTACGGGCTTGCTGCGCGATGAACTGGGCTTTGAAGGTCTCGTCATGACTGACGACCTGGACATGGGTGCCATCCTGAATGAAGTGCAGTTCGACGATGCAATCCGGAACGCTGTCCATGCCGGCAACGATCTGGCCATGATCTGCCATCGGGTGACGTTGGCAGCCGACGCCGCGGCGGTCTTGGATAAACTCGAGCCGAGACGGCTCGAACGTGCCCTGAATGCCGTTGAACGTTTCCGGGCGCGACTGGCACCCCCAACGGCCTTTTCAGAAGAAGCCTTTCGAGACTTGAATGCGCAGGTTTGGACGCTGCGATTGGCCGTCCTGGGTCCCGAGCGCGCCGCGGAACGCAGTGCGGAAGATGGGAAACGCTCACCCGTTGAGCTTTACTAG
- a CDS encoding substrate-binding domain-containing protein: MVAPPRRGGGLGLLAVVVLLLLGLVGSIVWLVFPNRKHLAVEISYPVIGHVGDILDIPINVDPLTVEDLTLTVEGNLPGGVVLDNVGRRLYGNAQTPGSFPIVIHAAARGYNEASASTTILIGSNRTLLAALTLKVPPQIQGRVGEFLDVHLSVEPASVTNLVLGVTGDLPAGVTLDARAMRLQGVPQTPGFSEVVIKGSAPGYITGLAATNLTISPAGPPGVPDSSLSLVLPPEVPGRVGELLDVPLAVEPGGVANLALAVQGDLPPGVTLDAHARRLHGVPRTVATSEVTIQASAPGYTAALAPVKLTVVGAPSPSGMVETYDLVLAGSNTIGGIDAASQKGLARDLVNEFCRKRWPNGVPVQQQLEDAGRDEKDRLITYTLPAGESHRILIRPHGSHLATDGLLTSDPGARADVGMSSTPLPELQQEFYEFVIGLDAVAVIVHPDNPVVEMTLDELKDIFGPNPSVTRWDDGNPIRTYGRDTNSGTTDFFRAFTGIDKVLEAQRRGKDSPIPYSGVPAGQPGHNGYEDTSKVIQKVAADPCAIAYVGHATNLPANVKVIAIRPSPRYSAFIPSALTVRTMDYCLARELYFYLPHGARPLAADFVRFCLAEDGQTVVDDDGFVGFRSANLLARPLFGDRAPPALRSAVANCDRIVLSFRFRTGSSEVLDGTGSANWRILIDFLRLPDLANRHLVIAGFADGSDTVAASYQNSRARAAAFAAQLARAGVGNPVDKTLGFGRDYPLCDDKGNQNSREAQKNRRVEVYLAR, from the coding sequence GTGGTGGCGCCTCCCCGCCGGGGGGGCGGCCTGGGTTTGCTCGCAGTGGTGGTTTTGCTGCTTCTTGGGCTGGTCGGCAGCATCGTCTGGCTGGTATTCCCCAATCGGAAACACCTCGCGGTGGAGATCTCCTATCCCGTCATTGGCCATGTTGGAGACATCCTCGACATTCCCATCAACGTTGACCCCTTAACCGTCGAGGACCTGACCCTGACGGTGGAGGGAAACCTGCCGGGGGGCGTGGTCCTGGACAATGTTGGTCGAAGGCTTTACGGCAATGCTCAAACGCCGGGCTCATTTCCGATCGTTATCCACGCGGCTGCGCGGGGTTACAACGAGGCGTCAGCCTCGACCACGATCCTGATCGGAAGTAACCGGACGCTGTTGGCGGCCCTGACCCTGAAGGTTCCTCCCCAAATTCAGGGTCGGGTGGGGGAGTTCCTGGATGTGCATCTCTCGGTGGAACCGGCCAGCGTGACCAACCTGGTCCTGGGCGTCACCGGTGACCTGCCGGCCGGGGTAACCCTGGATGCGCGCGCCATGCGGTTGCAGGGGGTTCCGCAAACCCCTGGTTTTTCCGAGGTCGTCATCAAGGGGAGCGCGCCCGGTTACATCACCGGCTTGGCGGCAACCAACCTGACCATTAGCCCGGCCGGGCCGCCCGGAGTCCCCGATTCCTCGCTCAGCCTCGTACTGCCTCCCGAGGTCCCGGGGCGCGTCGGGGAATTGCTCGATGTGCCCCTGGCAGTGGAACCAGGGGGCGTGGCTAACCTGGCGCTGGCCGTCCAGGGTGACCTGCCGCCCGGGGTGACCTTGGATGCGCACGCGCGACGGCTCCACGGTGTCCCCCGGACGGTTGCCACCTCTGAGGTGACCATCCAAGCGAGCGCACCCGGATACACGGCCGCGCTCGCACCTGTTAAGCTCACCGTTGTGGGCGCACCCTCCCCATCGGGGATGGTCGAGACCTATGACCTGGTGCTTGCGGGTTCGAACACGATCGGCGGGATCGATGCGGCTTCGCAGAAAGGGCTGGCCCGAGATCTGGTCAATGAATTTTGCAGAAAACGATGGCCGAACGGCGTACCGGTTCAACAGCAGCTTGAGGACGCCGGTCGAGATGAGAAAGATCGCCTGATTACCTACACGCTGCCTGCCGGGGAATCGCACCGGATCTTGATCCGGCCCCACGGCTCCCATTTGGCGACGGATGGCCTGCTGACAAGCGATCCGGGCGCGCGCGCCGACGTAGGGATGTCTTCTACTCCCTTGCCGGAGCTGCAGCAGGAGTTTTACGAGTTCGTTATCGGCCTGGACGCGGTCGCCGTAATCGTCCATCCCGATAACCCGGTCGTGGAGATGACGCTGGACGAACTGAAGGATATCTTCGGGCCGAACCCGAGTGTAACGCGGTGGGATGATGGCAATCCTATCCGGACCTACGGACGCGATACCAATTCGGGTACGACTGACTTTTTTCGTGCGTTCACCGGTATCGACAAGGTGTTGGAAGCTCAAAGGCGAGGCAAAGACAGCCCGATTCCGTACAGCGGCGTGCCGGCGGGGCAACCTGGGCATAACGGGTACGAGGATACGTCCAAAGTTATCCAGAAGGTTGCAGCTGACCCTTGCGCAATCGCCTACGTAGGTCACGCCACGAACCTGCCGGCCAACGTCAAGGTTATCGCGATCCGGCCGTCGCCGCGCTATTCCGCGTTTATACCGAGCGCCCTGACGGTTCGTACGATGGACTATTGCCTGGCGAGGGAACTCTACTTTTATCTACCGCACGGTGCGCGCCCGCTGGCGGCGGACTTTGTGCGCTTCTGTCTGGCTGAGGATGGCCAGACGGTCGTCGACGACGACGGCTTCGTCGGTTTCAGGTCTGCAAATCTCCTCGCCCGGCCCCTTTTCGGCGATCGCGCCCCCCCGGCCTTGCGGAGTGCGGTTGCCAATTGCGACCGGATCGTTCTGAGTTTCCGGTTCCGGACCGGCTCGTCCGAGGTGCTCGATGGCACCGGCAGCGCGAACTGGAGAATCCTGATCGACTTCTTGCGCCTGCCCGACCTGGCCAACCGGCACCTGGTGATCGCCGGCTTCGCGGATGGCAGCGACACCGTTGCCGCAAGTTACCAAAATTCCCGGGCGCGCGCAGCGGCTTTCGCGGCGCAGTTGGCGCGAGCCGGGGTCGGGAACCCGGTTGATAAAACCCTCGGTTTCGGCAGGGATTACCCTCTCTGCGACGACAAAGGTAATCAGAACTCGCGCGAGGCTCAGAAGAACCGGCGCGTGGAGGTTTATCTCGCACGCTAA
- the holA gene encoding DNA polymerase III subunit delta — MPSKKSLKPAADQRIFAVVGSDDGQMKGRARALAEELTPPGAGEFGVEVIDGCVDNADQAVRRVGEVIQAIRTLPFFGSEKLVWLKDVNFLADTVTGRAAGTLKALDDLKEFLEGGGVPSGVKLLVNAADVDKRRSFYKALGRLTRLEVYDKVDTSKPGWEEDAQALAMQLAGRLGLRFQPEALESFILQAGADSRQIQNELAKLDLYLGPDQREITAGTVRDLVSKSTTGVIWELSNAILKRDLAGSLQLLDQLLFQGETAVTILLAAIVPTVRNLVAVKALFEQHKVSPPQAAYQFNALLGRLPPEATEHLPRKKDGGINAYGLGLAACEARRFSLVEAVSALEACLQANLQLVSSQLEPRLVLSQLLVKVLEKNAANATSRKMPQITGP; from the coding sequence ATGCCTTCCAAAAAGTCGCTCAAACCCGCCGCCGACCAACGAATTTTCGCCGTGGTGGGCTCGGACGACGGTCAAATGAAGGGGCGAGCGAGAGCCTTGGCGGAGGAATTGACGCCGCCGGGAGCGGGGGAGTTCGGAGTCGAGGTGATCGATGGTTGCGTTGACAACGCAGACCAGGCGGTGCGCCGCGTCGGCGAGGTGATACAAGCAATCCGCACGCTTCCGTTTTTCGGGTCGGAAAAGCTGGTGTGGCTGAAGGACGTCAATTTCCTGGCCGATACCGTTACCGGACGGGCGGCGGGCACGCTGAAAGCGCTGGACGACTTAAAGGAATTCCTGGAAGGCGGCGGCGTGCCGTCCGGCGTCAAGTTGCTGGTGAACGCGGCCGACGTGGACAAGCGACGCTCGTTCTATAAAGCGCTCGGAAGACTGACGCGCTTGGAGGTGTACGACAAGGTCGACACCTCAAAGCCCGGGTGGGAAGAGGATGCCCAGGCATTGGCGATGCAATTGGCCGGCCGGCTCGGTCTCCGTTTCCAGCCCGAAGCGCTCGAATCGTTTATCCTGCAGGCCGGGGCGGACTCCCGCCAGATTCAGAATGAGTTGGCTAAGCTGGACCTCTATTTGGGGCCGGACCAACGCGAGATCACCGCAGGTACCGTTCGCGACCTGGTGTCGAAGTCGACGACAGGGGTGATCTGGGAGTTATCGAATGCGATCCTGAAACGGGACCTGGCTGGCAGCCTTCAACTGCTTGACCAATTGCTGTTTCAAGGCGAAACGGCCGTTACCATCCTCCTGGCCGCCATCGTGCCCACCGTTCGCAACCTGGTGGCGGTAAAGGCGTTATTCGAGCAGCACAAGGTGAGCCCGCCGCAGGCTGCGTACCAGTTTAACGCCCTGCTCGGGCGCTTGCCGCCCGAAGCGACCGAGCATTTGCCGCGCAAGAAAGACGGCGGCATTAACGCTTACGGTCTGGGTTTGGCGGCCTGTGAGGCCCGCCGCTTCAGTCTGGTTGAGGCGGTCAGCGCCCTGGAAGCATGTTTACAGGCCAACCTCCAGCTTGTATCGAGCCAGTTAGAACCGAGGCTGGTGCTCAGCCAGTTACTCGTGAAGGTGCTCGAGAAAAATGCCGCAAATGCCACAAGCCGAAAAATGCCACAAATAACGGGGCCTTGA
- a CDS encoding sigma-70 family RNA polymerase sigma factor, translating into MIKALSMYAAATSSVSSGLNFGFVQDCLAGNQDALAQLSQLCTGFLRAFLRKSGASDEEAEEISSEIFCECVAGKGEQRSLLLRYGAEATLSTWLARVAHNRFIDTKRRERMRSRVIEEQLADLETQIAGDDAAAGVDAAQLALVREAVAHALASCSPEQTVMLRLIYCEGVSQREIAKVWGWTECRVSRYLRDLRESVYRTALAEVKRRDPLIDFSYDLVLQAFRVAR; encoded by the coding sequence ATGATTAAAGCCCTTTCCATGTACGCGGCGGCCACTTCATCGGTTTCATCCGGATTAAATTTTGGCTTCGTCCAGGACTGCCTTGCCGGAAATCAGGATGCGCTGGCGCAGCTTTCGCAGCTCTGCACGGGATTTCTGCGGGCGTTTCTCCGCAAGAGCGGGGCTTCGGACGAAGAGGCTGAAGAGATTTCCTCAGAAATTTTTTGCGAATGCGTCGCAGGTAAGGGCGAGCAACGCTCGTTGCTGCTGCGATACGGGGCAGAGGCGACCCTTTCAACATGGCTGGCACGGGTTGCCCATAACCGCTTTATCGACACCAAACGGCGGGAACGGATGCGTTCCCGGGTGATCGAAGAACAGCTGGCGGACCTGGAAACCCAAATCGCCGGTGACGACGCGGCCGCGGGCGTGGACGCGGCCCAGTTGGCCCTGGTTCGGGAAGCAGTCGCGCACGCCCTGGCGTCCTGTTCACCTGAGCAGACGGTGATGTTGCGTCTGATTTACTGCGAAGGGGTTTCTCAGCGCGAGATCGCCAAGGTGTGGGGCTGGACCGAGTGCCGCGTGAGCCGGTACCTTCGTGATCTGCGCGAATCCGTGTATCGCACGGCGTTAGCCGAGGTCAAACGCCGAGATCCGCTGATCGATTTCAGCTATGATCTCGTGCTTCAGGCTTTTCGAGTGGCCCGCTGA
- the rsfS gene encoding ribosome silencing factor → MEAKELAQLCVRLAEDKKAEEIVVLDLREISTFTDYFVICSGTSEPHLKAISSGIREGLHTEANISPLSSEGSPLSQWIVIDYSDVLVHIFHSEKRRFYALESLWSDAPRMNLNA, encoded by the coding sequence ATCGAAGCTAAGGAGCTAGCCCAACTCTGCGTCAGGTTGGCCGAAGACAAAAAGGCGGAGGAGATCGTCGTACTCGACCTCAGGGAGATTTCCACCTTTACTGATTACTTTGTGATCTGCTCCGGCACCTCCGAACCGCACCTCAAGGCAATCAGTTCCGGGATTCGAGAGGGGCTGCACACGGAAGCGAATATCTCGCCGTTATCCTCGGAAGGTTCACCGCTGAGTCAGTGGATTGTGATCGATTATAGCGATGTTCTGGTGCATATATTTCATTCAGAGAAGCGACGCTTCTACGCCCTTGAAAGCCTCTGGAGCGATGCACCTCGAATGAACCTGAATGCTTAA
- a CDS encoding transglutaminase family protein gives MLKHREAIIRLLKDDDPETVLLTKNQLAQGGADTIADLRDLLNLDDEGVTFHIRDVLGEIESREAKQRLEVICREIRTQEELEEACWLLAQIFLPGVEISHYNALLNSWARTLRERLPGGASDLQQTQVLTHLMSRELGFHGNSDDYYNVKNSLLPCVIDSRVGIPISLSVLYIAVARRAAVTIEGINLPGHFVVRLGSVLFDPFHEGRMLTPRDCAEILARQSLTLESAHLQTASPRLVLMRMLANLLYIFEGEDDNELHQQMAAWIRLLDPR, from the coding sequence ATGCTTAAACATCGCGAGGCCATCATTCGCCTGCTGAAGGATGACGATCCGGAAACGGTGCTGCTCACCAAGAATCAGCTTGCCCAGGGCGGGGCGGATACCATCGCGGACCTTCGTGACCTGCTCAATCTTGACGATGAGGGAGTCACATTTCATATCCGCGACGTGCTGGGCGAAATCGAGAGTCGCGAGGCGAAGCAGCGGCTCGAGGTGATTTGCCGCGAGATCAGGACGCAGGAAGAACTCGAAGAAGCGTGCTGGTTGCTGGCCCAGATTTTCCTGCCGGGAGTTGAGATCAGCCATTACAACGCCCTCCTCAACAGCTGGGCACGGACGCTGCGTGAACGTTTGCCGGGCGGGGCTTCGGACCTGCAGCAAACGCAGGTGCTGACCCATCTGATGAGCCGTGAACTGGGTTTTCACGGGAACTCGGATGACTACTATAACGTAAAAAACTCTTTGCTGCCTTGCGTGATTGATTCACGCGTCGGGATTCCGATCTCGCTTTCGGTTCTGTACATTGCCGTCGCCCGGCGGGCGGCGGTTACCATCGAGGGGATCAATCTGCCGGGACATTTTGTCGTGCGGCTGGGCAGTGTGTTGTTCGATCCGTTCCACGAGGGACGCATGTTGACGCCGCGGGATTGTGCAGAGATCCTGGCCCGCCAGAGCCTCACACTTGAATCGGCGCATCTGCAGACTGCGTCGCCTCGCCTGGTGCTCATGCGGATGCTGGCTAACCTGCTCTACATCTTCGAAGGCGAAGACGACAACGAATTGCACCAGCAGATGGCCGCATGGATCCGGCTGCTTGACCCCAGGTAA
- a CDS encoding fumarylacetoacetate hydrolase family protein encodes MRIMRYLSQEGDVRYAAEQADGRSLELDGDLFGRFEVSNREARMVKLLAPVAPKAILAIGLNYMKHAAESGSKVPERPMLFIKSQNALQNPGDPIEIPRYLPSEEVDYEAELAVVIGRDCKNVPVEKAYDYVLGYTAANDVSARDWQRRLGGGQFCRGKSFDTFAPLGPALVTKEEIPDPQALRVISRVNGEVRQNSSTGDMIFNVATLVSFLSGSTTLFAGTVILTGTPEGVGMGMKPPRYLQEGDIVEIEIEKVGILSNPVVNETV; translated from the coding sequence ATGCGCATCATGCGTTATCTCTCTCAGGAAGGCGATGTCCGTTATGCGGCAGAACAGGCTGATGGCCGAAGCCTGGAATTGGACGGTGATCTGTTTGGCCGTTTCGAGGTGTCGAATCGTGAGGCTCGGATGGTGAAACTGCTTGCGCCGGTAGCGCCGAAAGCAATTCTTGCGATCGGGCTGAATTACATGAAGCACGCGGCGGAGTCAGGCAGCAAGGTGCCCGAGCGGCCGATGCTTTTCATCAAGTCGCAGAATGCCCTCCAGAACCCGGGTGACCCGATCGAAATTCCGCGGTATCTGCCGAGTGAAGAGGTGGACTACGAGGCGGAACTGGCCGTGGTGATCGGCCGTGACTGCAAGAATGTACCTGTGGAAAAAGCGTACGACTATGTCCTGGGCTATACCGCTGCCAACGATGTGAGCGCACGCGACTGGCAGCGGCGCCTCGGCGGCGGCCAATTCTGCCGCGGCAAGAGCTTCGATACGTTCGCTCCACTCGGCCCGGCGCTGGTTACGAAGGAGGAAATCCCTGACCCGCAGGCGCTCAGGGTCATCAGCCGCGTCAACGGTGAAGTGCGTCAGAACTCCTCCACCGGAGACATGATTTTCAACGTTGCAACCCTGGTGTCGTTTTTAAGCGGCAGTACGACGCTGTTTGCGGGTACGGTGATCCTGACCGGCACCCCGGAAGGGGTTGGCATGGGCATGAAGCCTCCACGCTATCTCCAGGAGGGCGACATCGTCGAGATCGAGATTGAAAAGGTCGGTATTCTCAGCAATCCTGTGGTAAACGAAACGGTGTAA